TCAGGAATAGATGCAccttaaagcagctgaattcatcaattattttttgtcttttaaacatATATTGTATGCTTATAGCATGAGCTACATGCATTTTATCATTGATAAATATATTATTGTCCCATGTATGTCTATCCTGATGCACTGAAATCACTGTTTCACAGGTAAGAGGGTGTGTCTAGGGGAGCAGTTGGCACGTATGGAGCTCTTCTTATTTCTCCCTTTTCTGCTTCAACACTTCACAGTCtcccctggtcctggagaggaGCTGAGTCTGAAGGGCCAGGTGGGCTTCACCAACACACCCAGGCCCTACCGCTTATGCATGATCCCACACTGAGACCCAGTGAGTGAAGGGTGTTAATGCCCTGAGAATGTGGTATAACCTGCCTTTAGATAAGAACTAATATTCTAAAAGTGCAAAGGATGAGATGCATGTTAGATTGAATAGATTTAAACAGAGTAACTCtcacaatatatatttaaataaaattgaacTTCCATTATGTAATAACAGTATACCTGCAGTGGATTACtgggaatgtaaacattaaatTTTACATAATGACATCTGTAACCTCAAAATATGATGAATTTAATTCTAAATGTTTCATGCTTTATCTTTTTGtactaaaatgtttttattttgctgtgcAATAAGCCTAAAAATTAACATTAATGCATGTATAGTGTATTATAAATATACAGCTGAGATTCTTCTTTGAACACCATCactcatgtttaaaaaaaggtaaGACATATTATTACATGTGCTATTATTTATCATATTGTTACAAAGCTAGAGCCAGTGTTGTAAGCTTAGACTGTGTAAAATGCTCACTAATAAAAATTTGTCTGACAAAagaacatttggtaaagttggTAAAGTTGATTTTTGGACCCTCCCCTAGTGGAAGAACAGTGCTGGCCCTACCTAGTACATCAGTCCTGTCCTAAAAAACGACCTCAGGCTGTAATTAATCCTTGTGTGCATAACAGTGTGGCTTTTTATATCAAACAAGAAgaggtggcatttctttggagggccacacagccctccatgtgctcaccagaggtagcctgactgccattaggtaccgagatgagatcctcagaccccttgtgagaccatatgctggtgcggttggcgctgggttcctcctaatgcaggacaattcTAGACCTTATTGTCGTGTTTTTATGGTCTCTATGTTTATGGAGTTTACTTGCGTGGGTGTAGAAGCAAGCCGCGACAGACACTAGAAGGTAGTTAGCCGAGTTGTTTACTGAGAATCTTCGGCAGTACAGGTCAATGAAATAACCAACACTCACCACAGTCTCAAAATCAATGGGACGCTGTTACAGTCTCTGTGTGGTTACGGTCTGGCTACAGGTGTTGAGGCACTCTTGCTCgggcacagaacactattgttttcGTCCATGCGGTGAGCTACGAGCTGCCTTCTTCATAAATCAAACTCAGACAACTGTTCTCCTACTGCGGCTGCACATGACTtgcaaaacattattttaatcgATCTACACTGCAttatgtggctggagtgtgtcggcagttcctgcaagatgaaggcattgaagctatggactggcccgcccgttccccagacctgaatctgattgagcacatctgggacatcatgtctcgctccatccaccaatgccaccttgcaccacagactgtccaggagttggcggatgctttagtccaggtctgggaggagatccctcaggagaccatccgccacctcatcaggagcatgcccaggctttgtagggaggtcatacaagcacgtggaggccacacacaatacagagcctcattttgacttgttttaaggacatcacatcaaagttggatcggcctgtagtgtgtttttccactttaattttgtgtgtgactccaaatccaggcctccattggttaataaatttgatttccattgatgatttttgtgtgattttgttgtcagcacaatcaactttgtacagaacaaagtattcaatgagaatatttcattcattcagatctaggatgtgttatttgagtgttcccatatatatatatatatatatatatatttatatatacacacacacgcacattgTGATGGGGAGCGAGGTAGCAGACGCATTTGCGGaggtaagcaacttttattgagggcaaatccaaaatcagggtcataacggtccagggtcaaagagccgaTACATACAGATCGTGGGGAAATcatgacaaaccagaaacaaacaacaacagataTTCAAACATAGCAAACGTCCAACAGCGCAAGGACAAtgaccgatacaaagaccagggacaggtgaacacatgagggacaggtgaacacaatcaggggtggagtaaccaaacagggggcaggacttaaaccaaaacaaaaaggcacatggagtgggaggagccaatcgtgacacacatatatatatatacacaaacaaaaaactgcatcacttcattaacccTGCGACCCTGCAGATAAGATCAGTTTACATAAGGGTCAGAGGGTTCCTTCAGTTttacaaaaacatgtaaataggGCTCCTGTTCTAAAGGTCACAAAAACCACTTAAAGCTGACTTTATGTTTAAGTTAGGGGCCTCTGATCCAAAGGTCACAAAAACATCTACCCTATATAAGACAGGCAGTTACAGCTTGTATTCAGAAGGATTCATATTGGCTCCGAAACCTCTTTTAGACAAACTATGGCGTCTGATAAGAAGCTGTATTTCCTTGTAATAAATTCTATAAATACAAGAAAGACAGTGTCAGTAGAGATTCCTTCATCATCTCCACATCATCGCTATTGAATAAACAACAGTAGGATTGTTTTATTTCTAAGAAATTTACACCCCTAACATCAATTTTTCTCTAAACATTGTCAACTGACTGATTGGTCTTCAAATGGGGTGCTTCCTGTTTGATGATCACTCCTTTTCAATCTTTGATTGGACAATTAAGTGAAGTGAGTTTGATCACATGACATAAAAACTTGTGTTAACCTATAAGTTTGTTGAATTCCATTTGTTTACGGAAGACCTACACCAAAAATCTTAGGTGTCCCACATTTTGTAATTTCCTACATTAGAACAATTTACCCCATATAGAGTACAGAACGTGTTGAAGACATCACTGTGGGAAAAAAACTGACTGACATGGCCTCagaaatgataaaataacacataaaaatTGTTCCATGATGATGCTATGATTTACTACATTTTTACCTAGAGAAATGTTACCAAGTTTACATTCATACTTATTCAGCATGTTACTATGGTTTGGTTTAATTTTCCAATCAGGTACATCCTTCTCCAGATTTTGGAGTGTGGAGCTCAGCGTGGGGTCACACACATGCGGTAAGGGCTGGGGGCGTAAGTGAAACCCAGCTGACCCTCCAGGCTCAGCTTTTCTCCAGGGCCAGCGGAGAATGTAAAGCGTTGTAGCAGAGAAGTGAAGAACAAGAAGAGCTCCATACGTGCCAACTGCTCCCCAAGACACACCCTCTTACCTATGGAGCATTGATTTAAGTGCATCAGGAGAGCTATGCTAGAGCATCATACTGTCCAGGCTAGAATACGCACAAGATGCTACAAACCTcagttacattacatttacagcatttggctgacgctcttatccagagcgacttacaatttgatcattttacacaattggcctgactgcatgtctttgaactgtgggaggaaaccagagaacccggaggaaacccacacagacacggggagaacatgcaaactccacacagagaggaccccggtcgcccggccagggaatcgaacccaggcactccttgctgtgaggcgacagcgctacccaccacgccaccgtgccgccaatAATAAATCTAGTTCTAATAAAGATATAATACTTGAAATGCAACAGATTAAAAATGCAGTTAGATACGTCAACTATGGGTAAAAGATGTACATGTAACAAGATTCTGAATTAATGATGCATCTGTGTTACCTGCTGAAAAGGGCAGAAAGGCATCTCTCTTGTGGAATTGGCCTTGTTCATCAAGAAAGTGTCCTGGGTTAAAGGTGTCTGGTGTTTCCCACTCGTTTTTATCATAAAGCACAGATGACAGGTTTGTTGTCACTACAGTGCCCTAATAATTACAAAAGCAGATTCATCAGATGTGTTAGATTTGTATAGTATTACACTTGAGATTTTCAGCTAAAAATATTctttagcaaaaagggttctatgactTGTAAGAGTAGTGGAAAGCATTTGTGTCATGtaaaactacttttaaaaaatcttcTTGAGCAACTTTGACAAGGGCCAGATGACTAGGTTGCACCAACTCTGAAAATTCAAGACTGGTGAGGTGCTCCTGGACAGCAGAGGTGAAGATCCAAAGAAGGACAAACCATGACCCAGCAGAAGGGTCCCCAAACCTCATATAAGAGGAATGTATCACAACACTATGTATGAGGCTACTTAGCTGCAAACTAGTGCCTATGTGTAACCAGCAGACCCTCTGGCTGGCTGTGAGTGTCTTGTGAGCCCCGCCAGCCACTGTAGTGAGAGGCATTGTGCTGCTGGTTACAATTAACCATTAGCTTTAGCATATAAGCACAGTGCCAGTTTATGCAATCCCCCACTTCTCCAGCCCTTCTGGTGTATTAGCGAAAAGCTATTGGAAACGACATTGAAATATAGCCATTTGTTGTGGCTTTGCTACATTATAACACTTCTGCACTCTGATTTCTCCAGGTCGGTGTCTGTATGCAGGTACATAGTGGGGGCTATGTGGGTATTGTGTATTTAGTATACAGTGGCTAACATCTGTGTCTATGTAGGTGTATGGTGGGCTGGTGCAACAGCTAACAGGTGGTGAGCCTATGCATAGCTGCAGTTAAAGGTATTTTCACAGTTCCTTGAAGTGGGTAGTTGGGCCTGTGAAGCAAGAGCTCTAGTCCCTAATGCTGTCCCTTTCCTGTATGTAGGTTTGATGTGAGTATCGCCATTGACCGGTCTAGGTGGCATATGACCATTTAAACGTGCAGGCCCTGGAAGCAGCTGACCCATCGCTACCTTTTTTTAAGAAGACACCTGAGTGCTTGTGGTATCTTTCCGGTGGTGGGGTGCTCCTGCGGTTTGGCACCTTACTGGTGGTGGTGTTCACGTGCACtgcatttctgtttgtgtgtggagATTTTAGGTTTTTGACCAGGCTAGGCCACTTGGAGTTGGATCCTCACAGCCAGTATTTCCCCTTCTTTAGAGCTCCCATTTTGTATATctgttcttttccttctttggtTGCTTGTTTATTTTAGATTAATACTAATAAACCAGTGTTTTTATTGACTAATAAATTTGTCTCCTCTCAAACCCACATCTCTGAATGTCTGTAAGGTTTACCTGTGTGCTTAAGTAATTTGTTGATGGGGTATTTCCTGGGGTGAAACTCCCCAGGTGACGTAGTTGGGTTTTTCCTTTACTAGCAGTCACATATGCTATTCCTATCCACTGTCAAAGTGGGCATGCAGGCATCGCAACTGGACCTAGCAATGTAAAATGGgtcctgttttcttttatgtTATGTAGCTGGCCGAGTACATATGCATTGTTTATctggggaagtgatggcaccaAGTTGCACTGTGAGAATATGAGCTGCTGGAGGGAATGTAATGCTCTGGGCAATGTTCTGCTGTAAAACCCTGGGCCCAGACATATGTGGACATCAATTTGACATGTGCCACCTTCCTAAAACATTGTTGCGGACCAGGTAAACCACTTTATGCTGGAGGTATTCATCAATTCAATGGCAGTGGCCTTTTCCAGCCCTGCCACACTGGACACCTTGTTCAGAATTGTTCAAGGTGTTTCTGTGGCCTCCAAATTCCTCAGATCTTTTAGAGGTCTTTGTACATTCCATGTACAAAGTCAGAGCTGTTTTGATGGCATGCAAAGGACCAACAACATATTAGGTATATTCGGTCAAATTTGGTTTGGGCTCATCAGTGtatagccttttttttttttttttttttttaaacataagaATCCTTGAACAATTGAGTGTACTTGTCAGCTAACCACTCAGTTGAGTTTCTACATGTCCTATGTACAGAATAGGATAAAAATTTGACCACTCTTTTttcaaacaataacaaacctTTGGTATGAAGTATCCTCCAAGTGTTGTATCTTTACTGGGGCTTTTAGGGGCACCCAGAGGTACAACATTGCCCATCCTCTGGGTCTCATGGATGACTGCATCAGTGTACGGCATGTTGGGTCTGTCAGCCAAGAGAGGTTGACGTGACTGTCCAATTACTATGTCTATCTCTGCCTGCACCTTTTctgagtaaataaacagaccaTTATTATCAAGTAAACATGGCTGCAAAATACACATGAAAGAACAAAACATATCTCCATGGTTTCCACTACTCACTTTGTATCTCTGGGTATTTCATCATGAAGAGCAGACCCCACCGAATTGTTGTAGCTGTAGTTTCTGTCCCTGCCTCAAACATGTCCAATGTAGCCAGTACTAATGTTGTCATGTTAAAGCCAGCTTCAGGGTCACTGTTTCTCT
This genomic interval from Pygocentrus nattereri isolate fPygNat1 chromosome 4, fPygNat1.pri, whole genome shotgun sequence contains the following:
- the LOC108415276 gene encoding cytochrome P450 2J2-like isoform X5, which produces MQRKFASSHLRYSGDRQKPFELSIQQESVFLCDAFKDERGQFDPHLLLSNAVANIISSVVFGHRFDYHDGHFQNILRLDTEAIALSGYTQTRLYDVLPCLFDYIPGPHQKMFANYKIILDFLNDEIKKHKESLDPSDPRDYIDAYLVETEKRNSDPEAGFNMTTLVLATLDMFEAGTETTATTIRWGLLFMMKYPEIQKKVQAEIDIVIGQSRQPLLADRPNMPYTDAVIHETQRMGNVVPLGAPKSPSKDTTLGGYFIPKGTVVTTNLSSVLYDKNEWETPDTFNPGHFLDEQGQFHKRDAFLPFSAGKRVCLGEQLARMELFLFFTSLLQRFTFSAGPGEKLSLEGQLGFTYAPSPYRMCVTPR
- the LOC108415276 gene encoding cytochrome P450 2J2-like isoform X4, with translation MVKEALITQLDSFADRPAIPMFQKIFQGLGLIASNGYKWKMQRKFASSHLRYSGDRQKPFELSIQQESVFLCDAFKDERGQFDPHLLLSNAVANIISSVVFGHRFDYHDGHFQNILRLDTEAIALSGYTQTRLYDVLPCLFDYIPGPHQKMFANYKIILDFLNDEIKKHKESLDPSDPRDYIDAYLVETEKRNSDPEAGFNMTTLVLATLDMFEAGTETTATTIRWGLLFMMKYPEIQKKVQAEIDIVIGQSRQPLLADRPNMPYTDAVIHETQRMGNVVPLGAPKSPSKDTTLGGYFIPKGTVVTTNLSSVLYDKNEWETPDTFNPGHFLDEQGQFHKRDAFLPFSAGKRVCLGEQLARMELFLFFTSLLQRFTFSAGPGEKLSLEGQLGFTYAPSPYRMCVTPR